GGAAATACCGGGTATGGAATAAACCTCAGCCAGGCTTCAGGATATAGCATAACTGTTACAAATCCGGCATCAGTCATCGGAGCTCTTGGCAAATTCGGAACCACGGATAGTTCGTCAAACCAGATCACCTCAGGAAATTCCGTAATTACAGCGACAGGCACAGGACCGTATCCGGTACATATCTCGCTTGATAGTATCCAGGGTCCGGATCCATTCAACCTGAAGATATTCAATGAATCTGGATCAGTTGTATATGACATCACCAACTGGAACCTGCTCCCGACAGGAGTGACATTCAATTCAACAGACCGTAACGTATGGTTCAACTCCTCAACCCTGGAGATCTACTCGGCAGAAAAATACGCCCATGCAGAATCAACACTTACCGTTACCGGGATAGAACCATCTGCAGGGTATTGTGGAAAGACCACCCGGATTGAAAACCTTTCAGGGACCTTCAATCTTCAGGCAACCAATACGAGCGTGATAATTACCCGTTCAGGGGTTACCATTCCGGTAACCGGTGTTTCTATTGAGACTGCTGGAAAGATCACTGGAAATCTTTCAGTACCGTCAGATGCACAGACTGGCCCCTGGCAGGTTGCAGTTTTCCAGGATGGGAAAGTTAGTGAGGGGAACGTCACCTTTACTCTATCCCGCGAGGTTTCCGCTCCGACAGTCACAACACTACAGGCAGAAAATGTATCCACCCGGTCTGCCCTTCTCGCAGGTAACCTGACCGGTACAGGCGGGGAAAACTGTTTGGTATTCTTCAGGTATGGAAAAACCCAGGAGAACCTTTCTGCATACACATCACCGGTTACACTCAATGAAACCGGAAACTTCAGTACTCTGGTCACCGGTCTTGATCCGGGAACAACCTGGTATTATCAAGCCTCGGCAAACAACTCAGCAGGAGCCGGACAGGGTGGAATTGTAACCTTCAGGACAGACTCTGTCTTCACTAATCCGGTGGTATACACAATACAGCCATCATCAGGAACCCAGGGAGAAGATATTGCAATTACAAACCTTTCAGGAATCTTCAACACCTCTGCACAAACTACCGGAATATATCTCTCACGGTCGGGCACCAATATCAGTGCATCCGATGTTACCATCAGATCCGCAGACAGTATCACCGGTAATTTCTCACTTCCGCCCCTGGTACAGACCGGCTCCTGGCAGATTATTGTTCAGCAGGATGGATGGCTAAGCAGCGAAAATGTAACATTTACCATAAATCCTGCGACGTATACTATCAACGCCTCCGCTTCTGCAGGAGGGACAATCAGCCCAGCAGGCGTAATCCAGGTATTGGCAGGATCGAACCAGACCTGTTCCATAAACCCGGGCCAGGGATATCATACATCCGGGGTTTTCATTGATAACACCAGTGCAGGAGTGCTCAACACATACACGTTCGCTAATGTGACATCTAATCATACCATTCATGCAGAATTTGCTGTAAATGGTGCAGTCAACTACACCATCAATGCCACTTCTTCATCTGGTGGAACTATCAGTCCATCCGGTTTGATCCCGGTACTTGCAGGATCCAATCTGACATGTACTATGAACCCTGATCAGGGATACCGGATATCAGACGTCTTTGTTGATAATGCAAGCATGGGACAGATCGCAACATACACATTCACAAACATATCCTCACAACATCAGATCCGGGCAGAATACACACAAACCCTTTCAAGTCCCGTAGTTTTGGGAGTTACACCATCATCTGCTCCCAGAAATAGTGTGGCTACACTCATCATTACCGGTGAGAATTTCTATGGAAATGAGCAGGTTGATCTTGTACGGAATGGAACCGGTAACCTTACCAGGATTGCAACACGTTCAGGGAACAACCTCCAGGTTACAGGGCTCGACCTGACAAATGCCCAGGTTGGATCATACGATATCTGGGTGACCAACCTCACAACCAGGATGTCCGGATGGAAAAAAGATGCTTTCTCTGTCACAACCAATGATCAGAGATTTTACACCATCACAACCCGGTCTGATCAATACGGATTTATCACCCCTCCCGGACCTTTCAGGGTCAGACCGGGATCTCAGGCAACCTTTGCCATGCATACTATCATGGGTGCTGATATTGAGAATGTTACTGTTGATGGAGTTCCGGTAGTTCTTGGAGCTCATAATGACTATACATTCAAAACCATATCTGCTGATCACACTCTCTATCTCCACACGAAATTTTCAGAAAAAAAAGTCCATGCTGACTTCACTGTAAACCAGACAACCGGTAAGACGCCAATGACTGCTCAATTTACTGATACATCGACCGGATCACCTTCACAATGGGTATGGCTCTTTGGTGATGCGAAAACATCAACACTTCAGAATCCTGCTCACACTTATAATTTGCCGGGGAAATATTCAGTACGGCTTACAGTAAGAAACTCAAGAAGCATTGATACCATTGAGAAAAACAGGATTATATCGGTGACCCGGGGAAGATATACAGGTTTTGAAACTGATAACAACGAAACTATTGAATAATTTTAATGAATTATTAAAAAAAATGATTATAATACATATTTTTTATCACCTCTCTTCCACAGGGTTTATCAAATTACTTAATACCTTGAGTTTATCACACTCATTTGATTTAATAAACAATTCAAATATACTCGGTAAATAACAGATTATCTTGTTGAAACAATTGAGAAAGAGCCCTGCAAATAGTCGGTAATATCTTGAAAAAATCAAGATATTGTTATTTTCCCATCGATATCTTTGGAAAAATGACATTGGGTATGAATATCTCTCATATTTCCATCCTTTCGAATAATTTTAAACTTTAATTCTGAAATTTTTCCTGGACAAAAAATATCCACGATCTCATTGATATATTGATTAACACTTCTCAAATCATCAGGGTGAACGAATTCTTTGAAATATTTCCATATAGCATATGATATCCCCCCTCCAATTCTGCCGTAGTTCCTAATAATGAATAGAAACGATCATTAAATAGAAAAGTGTGTTTCTGGGGATCTCCTTCCCAATAAGCCATTCTCCCTTGAATTAATATAACTTCGTAATGGATTCGATATTTTTTAAAGGACTTTCTCTCCGTGTTTACGTTCGATCTCTGCTGCTGCCTTTTCAGCAATAATCGTAAAAATTCTTTCATATAACGGAGATACAGATATTTTATGGCGAAATAATGCACACAAAATTCCAATAACCTCACCTTTGGAATTTTTCAAAGGAGTCCCCAGATAGCCCCTGATATTAAATAAATGCAATGTTCTGTCTTCTGGAAATAAATCTGCAACATTATCTGGATATATACAAAAACCTTTTGCAGTTACAATCTCACAGGGAGAACCTTTAAGAGTATACATATAATGCTCAACCATCTTTCCATCCAGAATCATTGACAATGCCTTGATATTTTTGTGGTTTTGTTGAATCTCTCCAATAATAATGCAGTCAGCCTTAAGGCATAATGAAATTGTTTCAGTGATCACATGAAGTACATTATCCTCCACTGTCCCAACCATACTTCGTATGAGAGTCTGGAGAATATTCTCAATCTCCTTCCGTTCAGTAATATCCAGAAATGCTCCTACTATCCCAGCAACTTCTCCATTCTCATCATGAAATACATCTTTATAATAAATAACAGGGTGGTCAATCTGTAATAAATCAGTAATCCGGGATTCATAGATCTGTTTTTCCCCTGTTCGAAGCAATTCCATATCTTTTTCTCTGTACAGACCTGCATATTCTTCAGACCAGATCTCTGATGATGATTTTCCAATATAGAAATCAGGAGTATGTCCTAGTAAATCTGCAAATGCATCATTGACCTTAAGATATCGTCCCTCTAGATCCTTGTAATAAAAGGGGATTGGTATTGCAGATATGATTGTCTGGAGAAACATCAGGGTATGATCAAGAGAGTGACGAGCATCTTCAGTCTCAAATAATGCCCTCTTTAATGAACTTATATCAGTAACGATACAATTATATCCGGAAATAATATGTTCCTGGTGAATAGCACGTATAGATATTCTCACATAAGCAACCCTGTCTTTACACATTAATCGAAATTCATGAGAACGACTTTCCATTTGAAGATTATTACAAAATAAATCCTTATAACGGTTATAATCGTCTGGATGAAGCAATTCATGAAATTTTTGCCCTCGTAACATATCAGGAGTATACCCATATAATCGGGTAACAGCAGGGCTAATATACGTAATATTTCCCTTCAGATCAAGAGACAGAATTAACTCATCAATATTTTCGACAAGATCCTTAAACATCTTACGACTATCACAGAGTTCTTCAGTTCGTTCTTTAACTTTTTGTTCTAATTCCTCATTAAACATCTTTAAAAGGTTTTCATTCTTTTTTCGTTCTGTAATTTGTCGTGAGGTAACAACAATACCGTCGACACCAGGAACTCCAATAAGGTTGACTCCTATCGTTTCCATATCGATAAAAGAACCATCTTTATGTTTAAACCTGAATTCTATTGGAGATACGAGTTTGAGTTTTTCAATCACTCTTTTAAAAATCTCTCGTACCCTTTTCCGATCATCCGGATGGACATATTCAAAAGAAGAATGACCACAAATCTCTTCAGGTAAATAACCTAGAATTAAATACGTAGATGGACTTGTATATACAATTTCTCCCTTATCATCAAGAATTCCAATAATATCAAAAGAATTCTGAATAATTGCCTTAAAACGTTCTTCACTTTCCTGAAGAGCTATTTCAGCCATTTTTCTTTTATTAATATTTCTGATAAAAAAACCGCAACAACCTATACCATTATTGAAAAGATAATTCGCCAGCACTTCTGCCGAAAAAAAGTTATTATTTTTATCCAATATGAGACATTCAAACAGATAACATCCATACAATTTCACCTCCTTCCAAATGCTATCCCATGATAATACCTCACACTTCTCCAGATTTTCTGAAAAGAAAATATTTAGAGAATTTCCTGGAATTATCCCCAAAGAATCCAGGGCTCCTTTATTTGATGAGATAATAATACCTTTTTCATCAGTCCAAATAATCAATTCACTTGAATAGTTTAATGAAATCTGTAATTTTTGAAGATCCTCTTCAACATGTTTTCGTCTTTCTATCTCTTCAAGGAGATCCTGGTTGATTTTCTGGTATTCATCTGTTGTTTTCTGAATAGTATTCCTGTAATGATCACACTTAATTTGAAGACGTTCCTCTAAATTTTTTAGTTCTGTAATATCTATACCATATGAATGAAGCTCATAAAGAACCCCATCTCTAAAAATACCTTGATTAACCCAACGAACTACTCTTATGTCACCGGAAAAAGTTAAAATTCGGTTTTCGATTTTTTTAATAGGATTTTCAGAAGTAATAGACAAAAAATGTTCTCTCACCAATGGAATGTCATCATCAAGTATTTTCAAATGATACCGTTTTCCGATATACATTTTTTGAGATAATCCAATCAGTGAAGCAAATGCAGGGTTTACATAGGTTATTGTCCCATCAGGTAAGGAATGAACAATAAATTCGGTCTGTGTTTCTGTAACTGCCTTGTATAATTCCTTAAGATGAGCAATCTCATCCTGGGCCGAGGTAATTGAAGTAATTTCTTTGATTATTATTGCACTGCCAGTAACACAGTTGTTAAAAACAACAGGTATGCCACGAATTTCAAATATTTGCAGATTTTCTTTTATTTTACATGAAATCCTGACGGGTTGACCTATTGAAGAAAAACCATTATTGACAATATCGACAATTGAAGGATGCTGAAAAAGAGGGAACATTATTCCATTGATCGGTTTATTGATTATTTCTTCAAGAGAACAATCAATCATTTTCAAACATGCAGTATTTGCATGAATACAGTGTAAATTCTTATCAAAACCAATTACACTATCTAAATTTATTTCAGACAATACTGAGAATGGAAACCGTCTGGATACAGTAAATATTTTTGCTTTTCCAATTTGACGAAGATCTACCTGACCTTTTTGGTGAAGTATACCCAGATATTTTGCGATTGCATTTCTGTTCAAGTGAACAGCTTCAGCAAGGTCCTTCATTTGCATCCCTTCTTGATGTTGAG
This DNA window, taken from Methanospirillum lacunae, encodes the following:
- a CDS encoding PAS domain-containing protein, with protein sequence MIRNYGRIGGGISYAIWKYFKEFVHPDDLRSVNQYINEIVDIFCPGKISELKFKIIRKDGNMRDIHTQCHFSKDIDGKITIS
- a CDS encoding PAS domain S-box protein, whose translation is MTSSTDILSSIIEILSQHQEGMQMKDLAEAVHLNRNAIAKYLGILHQKGQVDLRQIGKAKIFTVSRRFPFSVLSEINLDSVIGFDKNLHCIHANTACLKMIDCSLEEIINKPINGIMFPLFQHPSIVDIVNNGFSSIGQPVRISCKIKENLQIFEIRGIPVVFNNCVTGSAIIIKEITSITSAQDEIAHLKELYKAVTETQTEFIVHSLPDGTITYVNPAFASLIGLSQKMYIGKRYHLKILDDDIPLVREHFLSITSENPIKKIENRILTFSGDIRVVRWVNQGIFRDGVLYELHSYGIDITELKNLEERLQIKCDHYRNTIQKTTDEYQKINQDLLEEIERRKHVEEDLQKLQISLNYSSELIIWTDEKGIIISSNKGALDSLGIIPGNSLNIFFSENLEKCEVLSWDSIWKEVKLYGCYLFECLILDKNNNFFSAEVLANYLFNNGIGCCGFFIRNINKRKMAEIALQESEERFKAIIQNSFDIIGILDDKGEIVYTSPSTYLILGYLPEEICGHSSFEYVHPDDRKRVREIFKRVIEKLKLVSPIEFRFKHKDGSFIDMETIGVNLIGVPGVDGIVVTSRQITERKKNENLLKMFNEELEQKVKERTEELCDSRKMFKDLVENIDELILSLDLKGNITYISPAVTRLYGYTPDMLRGQKFHELLHPDDYNRYKDLFCNNLQMESRSHEFRLMCKDRVAYVRISIRAIHQEHIISGYNCIVTDISSLKRALFETEDARHSLDHTLMFLQTIISAIPIPFYYKDLEGRYLKVNDAFADLLGHTPDFYIGKSSSEIWSEEYAGLYREKDMELLRTGEKQIYESRITDLLQIDHPVIYYKDVFHDENGEVAGIVGAFLDITERKEIENILQTLIRSMVGTVEDNVLHVITETISLCLKADCIIIGEIQQNHKNIKALSMILDGKMVEHYMYTLKGSPCEIVTAKGFCIYPDNVADLFPEDRTLHLFNIRGYLGTPLKNSKGEVIGILCALFRHKISVSPLYERIFTIIAEKAAAEIERKHGEKVL